A window of the Sneathiella sp. P13V-1 genome harbors these coding sequences:
- a CDS encoding type IV secretory system conjugative DNA transfer family protein, with translation MEIVSSEVPKSTSTEILLGKTTSKTSNIFNSTQINFSNTANYIFEEVEGSLLTIAPTGAGKGRSCIIPNLLNYEGPAIVIDPKGENYHVTADYRRKIGHQVIRIDPFDVIDEEGHGLNPLNLIRARTKFELDDARTLAHLIAPETHTKDPFWDNMARAFLETLLCYVVNEVPTVLRNLGEISYIASQNSKDLEITCKEISRSKNMDPTAKRANNFIAQAEPRVRASIISTLQSQIAFLSSSCLSSSYSLCDLDLDKFQSGEPITIYLIIPPDKLHSHGKMLRVWVGMLLSLLYRRTFKPELPTLFLLDEAAQLGKLDQLVQAITLMRGYGVITWSFWQDLSQIQNLYPYEWQAVVNNAHVFQAFGLTNSRARRQLLEFAAETLPAPHRFHNTEQQLLVTINDGPRLAPKLDYLSDPIFKGRCGTNPMYCSKEEAPKRAKLEQRPINRKPNSPNKKDFAKEWGLASTEEP, from the coding sequence ATGGAAATTGTGAGTTCGGAAGTGCCCAAAAGCACTTCCACAGAAATTCTTCTTGGTAAAACCACTTCCAAAACTTCAAATATTTTCAACTCAACCCAAATCAACTTCTCCAATACAGCAAACTACATTTTCGAAGAAGTCGAAGGATCACTTCTAACGATCGCACCTACTGGAGCCGGCAAAGGCCGAAGCTGCATTATACCCAATCTATTGAATTACGAAGGCCCTGCGATTGTGATTGACCCAAAGGGAGAGAACTATCACGTCACAGCCGACTACAGGCGAAAAATTGGTCACCAAGTCATCAGGATTGACCCATTTGACGTCATTGACGAAGAGGGGCATGGCCTAAATCCATTAAATCTGATACGAGCGCGGACAAAGTTTGAGCTGGATGACGCCCGAACGTTAGCGCATCTCATAGCGCCAGAAACCCACACGAAAGATCCTTTTTGGGATAATATGGCACGTGCTTTTCTGGAAACCCTATTATGTTACGTTGTAAATGAGGTACCTACAGTTCTTAGAAATCTAGGTGAAATATCCTATATCGCCAGCCAAAACTCAAAAGATCTTGAAATAACCTGCAAAGAAATCTCTCGCTCTAAAAACATGGATCCCACTGCGAAAAGAGCGAACAACTTTATAGCGCAGGCGGAACCTCGGGTCAGGGCTTCGATTATCTCAACCCTGCAGTCTCAAATTGCTTTCTTGTCTAGCAGCTGCCTATCATCAAGTTACTCTCTCTGTGATTTGGATCTGGATAAATTTCAGTCAGGTGAGCCAATTACAATTTACTTGATCATTCCCCCAGATAAATTGCATTCCCATGGAAAAATGCTCAGGGTTTGGGTCGGAATGTTGCTATCTCTGTTATATCGAAGAACATTCAAACCTGAATTGCCTACCCTGTTTCTTTTGGATGAAGCTGCGCAACTAGGAAAACTAGACCAACTAGTTCAGGCAATTACTCTCATGCGAGGATATGGGGTGATCACCTGGTCATTTTGGCAAGACCTATCTCAAATTCAGAACCTGTACCCCTATGAATGGCAAGCGGTTGTGAATAATGCACATGTTTTTCAGGCCTTCGGCCTTACAAATTCACGTGCGAGACGCCAACTACTGGAATTTGCGGCAGAAACTCTTCCCGCTCCACATAGATTCCATAACACCGAGCAACAATTGCTGGTTACCATAAATGATGGTCCCAGATTGGCACCCAAATTAGATTATCTATCAGATCCAATATTTAAAGGAAGGTGTGGCACAAACCCAATGTATTGCTCTAAGGAAGAGGCTCCAAAACGTGCCAAGTTGGAGCAGCGCCCCATAAACCGCAAACCCAATTCTCCCAACAAAAAAGACTTTGCAAAAGAGTGGGGATTAGCATCAACCGAGGAACCCTAA
- a CDS encoding CHASE2 domain-containing protein, translating into MINSASKFTGTYTTEITRRIIAPLILAIVISLLNPLGIADAFNSRSIDFLLKITSPFYPSDSQNKIATVLIDESSLSNSHQVSDVDGGFSGFSYPPSLESYSQLIDAILAYKPKAIFVDIIISEDKNRFAQDGFFLEDTLLENTKSKFDRTGNYVPIFFPHPNAIIKHSNDDNECSKKLVNESGFFEKHSSQPRPSVIGIGDARSYNLVSKSACLDGKEADHDLLSPAFALYKTICDKDPEFCQTDVTPTVRTDIAPENFKTPILLRWGDTTTDYNKEFVNNDKFVCQQYEDHWFFQSGRMIKYLSNSLVSGSDIFKERKKSELCPYHDKLGAKNLIQRHIHHTTHFGFSTERYCQRIDDAFGDHSLEERLCNKVVLIGLDLTGLNDTTYSPVHGTTQGIQLHAMALDNLLTQGADYVRVSTPLFLNLDQGSLIEIIALTIFLVAEFFVVVRFENTIWSQEKLASIRTSSLSNKLKFQLTIFGTAFLVIYMTAFSLELVYFLIFKHQPNDWLGIASFAFAFLGISYYKLTYHMNKTDDPEVVVQQDTETQSEGY; encoded by the coding sequence ATGATAAACTCTGCATCTAAATTCACAGGCACCTATACAACTGAAATAACAAGAAGAATTATTGCTCCTTTAATTTTAGCCATTGTTATTTCTCTTCTTAATCCACTAGGAATTGCGGACGCATTCAATTCAAGAAGTATCGATTTTTTATTAAAAATTACATCACCATTCTATCCGTCCGATTCTCAAAACAAGATAGCAACAGTTCTAATCGATGAATCATCACTATCAAATAGTCATCAAGTCTCCGATGTAGACGGTGGATTTAGTGGATTTAGTTATCCACCATCTTTGGAAAGCTATAGTCAACTTATTGATGCAATCCTTGCCTATAAACCCAAAGCAATATTCGTAGATATCATTATCAGTGAAGACAAAAACAGATTTGCTCAAGACGGCTTTTTTCTAGAAGACACACTTCTGGAAAATACAAAAAGTAAGTTTGATAGAACAGGAAACTATGTACCCATATTTTTCCCGCACCCCAATGCAATTATCAAACATAGCAACGATGACAATGAGTGCTCCAAGAAACTCGTCAATGAATCCGGTTTTTTTGAGAAACACTCCTCGCAACCACGACCTTCAGTTATTGGTATAGGAGATGCTAGATCTTATAATCTTGTCTCCAAAAGTGCATGCTTGGATGGAAAGGAAGCAGACCATGATTTGCTGTCTCCCGCGTTTGCTCTCTATAAGACTATCTGTGACAAAGACCCCGAGTTTTGCCAAACTGATGTCACCCCTACAGTTAGAACTGATATTGCGCCAGAGAATTTTAAAACACCGATACTTTTGAGATGGGGCGACACCACAACCGATTACAACAAAGAATTTGTCAATAACGATAAATTTGTTTGCCAACAATATGAAGACCATTGGTTTTTCCAAAGTGGCCGAATGATCAAATATCTGTCCAACTCCCTTGTTTCAGGTAGCGATATATTCAAAGAGCGTAAGAAAAGCGAACTGTGCCCATATCATGATAAGCTGGGCGCAAAGAACCTTATACAACGGCACATTCACCACACTACGCATTTTGGTTTTTCTACTGAGCGGTATTGCCAAAGAATAGATGACGCTTTCGGCGATCATTCTCTTGAAGAAAGACTCTGCAACAAAGTCGTCCTAATTGGCTTGGACCTTACTGGATTAAACGACACAACTTATTCTCCAGTCCACGGGACTACTCAAGGCATTCAATTACATGCGATGGCGCTTGATAATCTCTTAACTCAAGGTGCAGATTACGTGCGAGTTTCCACGCCCTTATTCTTAAATTTGGATCAGGGTTCTCTTATAGAAATTATTGCCCTTACGATCTTCTTAGTCGCTGAGTTTTTCGTCGTAGTTAGATTTGAAAACACAATTTGGTCACAAGAAAAGCTAGCATCCATTAGAACATCATCATTATCTAATAAACTGAAATTTCAACTAACGATTTTTGGAACCGCATTCCTTGTGATTTATATGACCGCTTTCAGTCTAGAACTGGTTTATTTCCTAATTTTCAAACATCAACCGAATGACTGGCTCGGCATTGCAAGTTTTGCTTTCGCTTTCTTAGGTATTTCCTATTACAAGTTGACATATCATATGAATAAAACGGACGACCCTGAGGTTGTAGTACAGCAAGATACAGAAACACAGTCTGAGGGCTACTGA
- a CDS encoding M48 family metalloprotease produces MSTATKLMLSLTLLFGVVGCKTADVVFGDKKVYNHVYQAAEEKPIIETVEKFRVEPLEPTFFTKLVDSFHDQKNPESALNVRVGEYVEKKKQQREAMTRGLTSPVEMHEKVNNILPAKMQGEGVEELKEMARGIIFRLLENWQGTMPSPEIEPVIINSIHYDAKMTDTNALMLNAALLVAVESEDELAGIIAHEIAHTLLNHFDSDTRQEYESKKYALLSVVGSGVMAKEGKQGGAKTLNIVASVSHEMSTTLGLQEWKRDQEVHADLLATDLLYLAGYKWGEISTVLRKLGESEKNSDSQKDKLVAETNNYAWDSEKIQKEFKAAAAKAAFEVDNSLATMLSGNSVMSEEERQALYVKKAGMETHPDFTERQFNLEGYELIHYGNKVYKAIERQDLLQKYARSGSGKTALYRFTEFQRGYEAYLDGKYDLTVKIISSLLSGRNDPNPALREMMYNARIKQGQPKRAMQNLQIAISGGKAPAKLYRKLWSDYRAQGNWQAALKLMDQNPDKISGTAIDHYQLRTELLLDENQINEAQNTVASCQRHFGRKEYACGNAVRAWAEKRQLKKASLTQ; encoded by the coding sequence ATGTCTACTGCAACTAAACTTATGCTGTCACTCACCCTCCTGTTTGGTGTTGTGGGATGTAAAACAGCAGATGTCGTGTTTGGCGACAAAAAAGTGTACAATCATGTCTATCAGGCTGCTGAAGAAAAACCAATTATAGAAACTGTAGAGAAGTTTCGGGTGGAGCCATTAGAGCCTACTTTCTTCACGAAACTAGTTGACTCTTTTCACGACCAAAAAAACCCTGAAAGTGCCTTAAACGTGCGAGTTGGGGAGTATGTCGAAAAGAAAAAACAACAAAGAGAGGCGATGACACGGGGATTAACATCGCCTGTGGAAATGCATGAAAAAGTTAACAATATTCTCCCAGCTAAAATGCAAGGAGAGGGTGTTGAAGAACTTAAAGAAATGGCTAGAGGAATTATCTTTCGTTTGCTTGAAAATTGGCAAGGCACCATGCCGTCACCAGAAATTGAGCCCGTCATTATAAATAGCATTCACTATGACGCCAAAATGACAGATACAAATGCGCTCATGCTTAACGCAGCATTATTGGTTGCGGTTGAGAGTGAAGATGAATTGGCTGGTATCATTGCACATGAGATTGCTCATACATTGCTCAATCATTTTGATTCAGATACACGGCAAGAATATGAAAGTAAAAAATACGCTTTGCTTTCGGTCGTTGGATCCGGGGTGATGGCAAAAGAGGGAAAACAAGGAGGGGCTAAAACGTTAAATATAGTTGCCTCTGTCAGCCATGAAATGTCGACTACTCTTGGATTGCAAGAGTGGAAAAGAGATCAAGAAGTTCATGCAGATTTACTTGCAACAGACCTGTTGTATTTGGCTGGTTACAAATGGGGGGAAATTAGTACAGTTCTCCGAAAACTTGGGGAGAGTGAGAAGAATAGTGATAGCCAGAAAGATAAGCTGGTTGCAGAAACAAACAATTACGCTTGGGATAGTGAAAAAATACAAAAAGAGTTTAAAGCGGCAGCAGCAAAAGCTGCATTTGAAGTAGATAATTCACTCGCCACTATGTTGTCAGGTAATAGTGTTATGTCGGAAGAAGAGCGGCAAGCTCTATATGTAAAGAAAGCGGGGATGGAAACGCACCCTGACTTCACTGAAAGGCAATTCAACCTTGAAGGGTATGAGCTTATTCACTACGGCAACAAGGTTTATAAAGCTATCGAACGTCAAGATTTACTGCAGAAATATGCTAGATCAGGGAGCGGAAAAACGGCCCTCTATCGGTTCACAGAATTTCAAAGAGGTTACGAGGCTTATTTAGATGGAAAATATGATCTAACAGTGAAGATCATAAGTAGTCTATTGAGTGGTCGGAATGATCCAAATCCTGCGCTAAGAGAGATGATGTATAATGCTAGGATAAAGCAAGGACAGCCAAAGCGAGCAATGCAGAACTTACAAATTGCCATTAGTGGAGGAAAGGCGCCTGCGAAATTGTACAGAAAGCTTTGGAGTGACTACCGTGCTCAAGGAAACTGGCAAGCTGCGTTGAAGTTGATGGACCAAAACCCAGACAAGATTTCTGGTACTGCGATAGACCATTATCAACTGCGTACTGAATTGCTTTTGGATGAAAACCAGATAAATGAAGCGCAAAACACTGTTGCATCATGCCAGCGTCATTTTGGAAGAAAAGAGTATGCCTGTGGTAATGCTGTTCGGGCATGGGCTGAAAAAAGGCAACTTAAGAAAGCAAGTTTGACACAGTAG
- a CDS encoding phage regulatory CII family protein, which produces MADLERGKDFAEFVHQIVSHRDHQVSRKELAEHLGIKYATLHSRLVGRSCFSADEIRKMIEFRPDLRLADYFLENTNYFLSKRAPQSSSTARTIQSGAIEVDIEAGQLLEQVHKGLEDFKICHNDKFHIARELADVERALASLKAALEEPRPGLDPELQE; this is translated from the coding sequence ATGGCAGATCTAGAGCGGGGCAAGGATTTCGCAGAGTTTGTGCATCAGATTGTCTCTCATAGGGATCATCAAGTTTCGCGCAAAGAACTCGCGGAGCATCTAGGCATTAAATACGCCACCCTTCATAGTAGGCTTGTGGGTAGATCATGCTTCAGTGCTGATGAAATCCGGAAGATGATTGAATTCCGGCCGGATTTACGTTTGGCAGACTATTTCTTGGAAAACACGAATTATTTTCTCTCAAAGCGTGCTCCGCAATCATCCTCCACAGCGCGAACTATTCAATCAGGTGCCATAGAGGTCGATATTGAAGCAGGACAGCTTCTAGAACAAGTCCACAAGGGCTTAGAAGACTTCAAGATCTGCCACAATGATAAATTTCATATTGCTAGAGAGCTTGCTGATGTTGAACGCGCGCTTGCGTCCTTAAAAGCAGCGCTAGAGGAGCCTCGCCCTGGATTGGATCCAGAGTTGCAAGAGTAA
- a CDS encoding YqaE/Pmp3 family membrane protein, with protein MRLIIAILLPFLLFFTIGKPFQGILCLILQITLIGWIPAAIWAVYALSQYNTDKKLEHLSG; from the coding sequence ATGCGTCTGATTATCGCAATTCTATTACCATTTTTGCTGTTTTTCACAATCGGCAAACCATTTCAGGGAATTCTGTGCCTGATCCTGCAAATTACCCTGATCGGTTGGATCCCGGCTGCGATTTGGGCCGTTTACGCACTTAGCCAGTATAATACAGACAAAAAACTCGAACATTTGAGTGGATAA
- a CDS encoding flavin-containing monooxygenase, with protein MTAPSDDLQKLQETIEKELHYLNQPAKNWVKPAFDKAGNKMLDVAIIGGGATGIALAHALKREGVRNFKVYDKSPEGREGPWITTARMETLRSPKHLTGPNLGMPNLTFRAWHDAKYGSDAWEPLGKIPKEIWMAYLVWYRMVLGIRVQNDHSLNSITPKDGAYHLQFQNGVEAIARHVVLATGRAASGGVSLPQEAEAISEPYRAHTEDLIDYPSLEGKDILVIGGAASAVDAAATALEAGAAKVTMLIRAPEMPTINKFKNIVYPGFLSGFYKLPDAEKWAFMKAGFDARIAPPRDSMLRLKVFDNFNLKLGTSVQEFVQKEQKVIAKTSKGEFTADFVIFGTGYAMNMAAQDELKPFADDICLWRDIYTPPEDLTDATLASYPYLGDAFQFLAKPGRKADYLSRLYMFNAAATLTHAPISSDIPGTNTGVQRLSQHLIEQLFVEGSGGHLQDLKDYDEPELLGDEWDE; from the coding sequence ATGACTGCCCCGTCTGATGATCTGCAAAAACTGCAGGAAACAATCGAAAAAGAACTGCATTACTTAAACCAACCTGCCAAAAACTGGGTGAAGCCGGCTTTTGATAAGGCGGGGAACAAGATGTTGGATGTGGCCATTATTGGCGGCGGTGCGACAGGTATAGCGCTTGCCCATGCGCTAAAGCGTGAGGGGGTTCGGAACTTCAAGGTTTATGATAAATCGCCTGAGGGGCGGGAAGGGCCGTGGATCACAACCGCCCGTATGGAGACATTACGATCGCCCAAACATTTAACGGGCCCCAATCTTGGGATGCCCAACCTGACCTTTAGGGCGTGGCATGACGCAAAATATGGCAGTGACGCGTGGGAGCCTCTCGGCAAGATCCCTAAAGAGATCTGGATGGCGTATCTTGTCTGGTACCGTATGGTGCTGGGTATCAGAGTTCAAAATGATCACAGCTTGAACAGCATCACCCCAAAAGACGGGGCTTATCACTTACAATTTCAGAACGGAGTGGAAGCCATCGCCCGTCATGTGGTTCTCGCGACTGGTAGAGCTGCATCCGGCGGGGTGTCGCTGCCGCAGGAGGCGGAAGCTATCTCAGAGCCTTACCGCGCTCATACGGAGGATCTGATTGATTACCCGTCATTAGAAGGCAAAGATATCTTGGTTATTGGCGGCGCTGCATCTGCGGTGGATGCTGCGGCAACAGCCCTTGAGGCCGGAGCGGCAAAGGTAACCATGTTGATCCGTGCGCCCGAAATGCCCACCATTAACAAGTTCAAAAACATTGTGTATCCGGGATTCCTGTCCGGATTTTATAAGCTCCCCGATGCGGAAAAATGGGCCTTTATGAAAGCGGGGTTCGATGCCCGTATTGCACCGCCTCGTGATTCCATGCTGCGGCTGAAGGTGTTTGATAATTTCAACCTAAAACTCGGCACGTCTGTTCAGGAGTTTGTTCAAAAAGAACAGAAGGTTATCGCAAAGACTTCAAAGGGAGAATTTACCGCTGATTTCGTTATTTTCGGTACCGGATACGCCATGAATATGGCCGCGCAAGACGAACTGAAACCCTTTGCGGATGATATATGTCTCTGGCGTGATATCTATACCCCGCCAGAAGATCTGACCGATGCGACACTGGCCTCTTATCCTTATCTAGGGGACGCGTTTCAGTTCCTTGCAAAACCGGGCAGAAAGGCGGATTATCTCTCTCGCCTCTATATGTTTAATGCGGCGGCAACCCTCACCCATGCTCCGATCAGCAGCGACATTCCCGGAACGAACACAGGGGTTCAGCGATTGTCCCAGCATTTGATAGAGCAGCTGTTTGTCGAAGGCTCCGGCGGTCACTTGCAAGACTTGAAAGACTATGACGAGCCTGAATTGCTGGGCGATGAATGGGACGAGTGA
- a CDS encoding mechanosensitive ion channel family protein, with translation MRPQSLVSFLICLLFPSIGLASEISDLQEKIAPKIRERLIEVISGAENAVHLPGMQEQLSFGWWISTLWPVLIFMLVAWFLSGRLSAWGRKHFEGWYNPAPETRADKISYLLFRFVMMTVNLVVFVVISITLIALFTGHAKPDAPVQSVLVLFVAVLRVPFIILDALIAPDAPAHRLIHLSDQQALKFRNNVIYAHAPTSFAISVCLMMDHVGLSKDIHLLFLIAAVTIGAVVWTLFAIFHRQIIAQMILGPHAKTENKHGFRQVLAASWHILFAFYIILAWAVTVARLLLDLPSAYHLLVAPMMILLFSIGGYGIALLVIDKVAINFGNYRQKVLANSDEDFGGTEDIQLYEKAWQSDLVKLAEKAVAFLVAILAIGALLETWGIDVSSSDSLVVRLGDIFIVCFVSYVIYRAVKLTLDRRIKEETVDEQEAEPGDEGGSAGSATRLATLLPLFRNFLLITIVSIGIMLALTQMGVDIGPLFAGAGVVGVAIGFGAQTLIQDIFSGAFFLFDDAFRKGEYVEIDGTRGTVEKISIRSFQLRHHLGALHTIPFGQIAQLTNYSRDWAMMKLQLRVTYDTDVEQVRKLIKKLGQELLSHPEVGDKFIQPLKSQGVLAMEDSAMILRVKFMTPPGEQFVVRKLVFAKIRELFEEHGIKFAHREVTVRVAPGVDTENMTEEDKQKIGEMAAAAALQEEQNAEANAPTDDR, from the coding sequence ATGCGGCCTCAGTCTCTCGTCTCGTTTCTCATTTGTCTTCTGTTCCCGTCCATTGGATTGGCGTCTGAAATTTCCGACCTGCAGGAGAAAATCGCCCCCAAAATACGGGAAAGATTGATCGAGGTTATTTCCGGAGCTGAAAACGCCGTTCATTTACCGGGAATGCAGGAGCAGTTATCCTTCGGATGGTGGATTTCCACCCTTTGGCCCGTTCTTATTTTTATGCTGGTCGCATGGTTCCTGTCTGGCCGTTTAAGCGCCTGGGGCCGGAAACATTTCGAAGGTTGGTACAACCCGGCGCCGGAGACACGTGCGGACAAGATCTCTTACCTGTTGTTCCGCTTCGTCATGATGACCGTCAATCTGGTTGTTTTTGTGGTTATCTCCATCACCTTGATTGCTTTGTTCACCGGCCATGCGAAACCAGATGCGCCGGTACAATCCGTACTGGTCTTATTTGTCGCGGTTTTGCGGGTGCCCTTTATTATTCTGGATGCCCTGATTGCCCCTGATGCCCCTGCGCATCGCCTGATCCACTTAAGCGATCAGCAAGCCCTCAAGTTCAGAAACAATGTAATCTACGCCCACGCACCCACATCATTTGCCATCTCGGTCTGCCTGATGATGGATCATGTGGGCCTTAGCAAAGATATCCACCTTCTTTTCCTGATCGCCGCCGTGACCATTGGAGCGGTCGTCTGGACTTTGTTTGCCATTTTCCACCGTCAAATTATCGCCCAGATGATTTTAGGCCCTCATGCAAAGACCGAAAACAAGCATGGTTTCCGTCAGGTGTTGGCGGCAAGCTGGCATATTCTTTTTGCTTTCTACATTATCCTTGCCTGGGCGGTGACGGTGGCCCGCCTGCTGCTTGATTTACCATCTGCCTATCACTTGCTTGTTGCGCCGATGATGATCCTATTATTCTCCATCGGGGGATATGGCATTGCCCTGCTGGTGATCGATAAGGTGGCCATCAATTTTGGAAATTACCGACAGAAAGTCCTTGCTAATAGCGACGAAGATTTTGGCGGTACAGAAGATATTCAACTTTATGAAAAGGCGTGGCAGTCCGACCTTGTGAAGCTGGCTGAAAAAGCGGTTGCCTTCCTTGTTGCCATTCTGGCCATTGGTGCCTTGCTGGAGACATGGGGGATTGATGTTTCCTCATCCGACAGCCTTGTGGTGCGCCTTGGGGATATCTTCATCGTTTGTTTTGTGAGCTACGTGATCTATCGGGCGGTCAAACTGACCCTGGATCGCCGTATCAAGGAAGAAACGGTAGACGAACAGGAAGCGGAACCCGGGGATGAAGGCGGCAGCGCCGGATCTGCAACCCGCCTTGCGACCTTGCTCCCGCTTTTCAGGAACTTCCTGCTGATCACCATCGTCTCCATCGGTATCATGCTCGCCCTCACCCAGATGGGTGTGGATATCGGACCGTTATTTGCCGGTGCGGGTGTTGTAGGTGTGGCCATCGGTTTCGGTGCCCAGACGCTTATTCAAGATATCTTCTCCGGTGCATTCTTCCTGTTCGACGATGCTTTTCGAAAAGGGGAATATGTGGAAATTGATGGCACCCGTGGCACAGTGGAGAAAATATCCATCCGCTCTTTCCAGTTACGTCATCATCTGGGGGCGCTTCACACCATTCCTTTTGGTCAAATTGCGCAGCTGACCAACTATTCCCGCGATTGGGCGATGATGAAGCTGCAACTGCGCGTTACCTATGACACGGATGTGGAACAGGTCCGGAAATTGATCAAAAAACTTGGACAGGAATTGCTCTCTCACCCTGAGGTTGGGGATAAATTTATTCAACCGCTCAAATCACAAGGGGTGCTGGCCATGGAAGATTCCGCCATGATCCTGCGGGTGAAGTTCATGACCCCTCCGGGGGAGCAGTTTGTGGTCCGTAAACTGGTCTTTGCGAAAATCCGTGAGCTGTTTGAAGAGCATGGGATCAAGTTCGCCCACCGGGAAGTCACCGTGCGGGTCGCCCCAGGGGTTGATACGGAAAACATGACCGAGGAAGACAAACAGAAAATTGGTGAAATGGCCGCCGCAGCCGCCCTTCAGGAGGAACAAAACGCAGAGGCCAATGCCCCGACGGATGATCGCTGA
- a CDS encoding ABC transporter substrate-binding protein gives MSFYRKYLKNGLKVGLSVVAVGGSVLVWNAGKSAAFERVDGEKILVVAGRQSVETLDPSIKYNASIRTMQQALYDGLVKYEGSPANVVPWLAQSWESNADGTRWTFTLNSKAKFHNGDPVTAEAVNYSFARTLELGKGPSWMLADFLKPEGIRVVDEKTIEFNLEKPYAAFLSFLPWWYVMNPAQVEANAVEGDRGQKWLTSNAAGSGPYMLKRFEQGRLYELTRVKDYWHQDASKSNIGGVIYKLVRETSAQRAALMKGEADIVLNLSPDEFKQVQKAKGIVTSTEPALTSFGLKFNTQGKHMADRNLRKAVAHAFDYNALVTLFNGNAVLQTSPFTDDIKGKISVPAIPRQDFAKAKDYLSKSAFPDGGIELEYVYVQGFEVTRQMGLVLLDNLKKLNINLKLVPLTWPNIVARGSKPETAADITAIFTTPVSTDPDAVAYQYHPKSWGRYYGVHFYDNAKVKGLIEQARFTTKWEDRAPLYEEIQKIIVDDQPEIFGMMRNRQVAYRDYVKGFSYSPVRMTTEIDLYGLRIE, from the coding sequence ATGTCATTTTATCGAAAATACCTGAAAAACGGTTTGAAAGTGGGGCTTTCTGTCGTTGCCGTTGGGGGGAGTGTTCTTGTGTGGAATGCAGGCAAAAGTGCCGCATTCGAAAGAGTAGACGGAGAGAAGATCCTTGTTGTGGCCGGGCGTCAATCCGTTGAAACTCTTGACCCGAGTATCAAATACAATGCCTCAATTCGCACGATGCAGCAGGCTTTGTATGATGGCCTCGTCAAGTATGAGGGAAGTCCAGCCAATGTTGTGCCATGGCTGGCGCAGAGTTGGGAGAGTAATGCTGATGGTACCCGGTGGACTTTTACTCTCAACAGTAAAGCCAAGTTTCACAATGGTGATCCAGTGACAGCAGAGGCGGTCAATTACTCTTTTGCCAGAACGCTGGAATTAGGGAAAGGCCCCTCATGGATGCTGGCTGATTTTCTGAAACCGGAAGGCATTCGGGTGGTCGACGAGAAGACAATCGAATTTAACCTTGAAAAGCCATATGCCGCCTTTCTCTCATTCCTGCCGTGGTGGTACGTGATGAACCCTGCGCAAGTAGAGGCGAACGCAGTTGAAGGGGATAGAGGGCAAAAATGGCTTACATCTAACGCCGCGGGCAGTGGCCCATATATGTTGAAGAGGTTTGAACAAGGGCGGCTGTACGAACTGACACGTGTGAAAGATTATTGGCATCAGGATGCATCAAAATCCAATATCGGTGGTGTTATCTATAAGCTAGTCCGTGAAACGTCTGCGCAACGGGCGGCCCTGATGAAGGGGGAGGCGGACATTGTCCTCAATCTCTCTCCGGATGAGTTTAAGCAAGTTCAAAAAGCAAAAGGTATCGTTACTTCAACGGAGCCCGCTCTCACGTCTTTCGGGTTGAAATTCAATACACAAGGCAAGCATATGGCAGATCGTAATTTGCGAAAAGCTGTGGCTCATGCCTTTGATTACAATGCACTTGTGACGTTGTTTAATGGGAATGCTGTACTGCAAACCAGTCCATTTACCGATGACATTAAAGGTAAGATCTCAGTACCTGCCATCCCACGTCAGGATTTTGCAAAAGCCAAGGATTATTTGTCAAAATCGGCTTTCCCTGACGGAGGTATTGAGCTGGAGTATGTCTATGTTCAAGGCTTTGAAGTCACGCGTCAAATGGGTCTTGTGTTGCTGGACAATTTGAAAAAGCTGAACATCAATTTGAAACTTGTTCCTTTGACCTGGCCAAATATTGTGGCGCGTGGATCCAAGCCGGAAACAGCTGCTGATATCACTGCCATTTTTACAACACCAGTGTCTACGGATCCTGACGCGGTTGCCTATCAGTACCATCCTAAATCATGGGGACGTTACTATGGCGTGCATTTCTATGACAATGCCAAAGTCAAGGGGCTGATCGAGCAGGCGCGCTTTACGACAAAATGGGAAGATCGTGCACCTCTGTATGAGGAAATCCAGAAAATCATCGTGGACGATCAACCAGAGATTTTCGGCATGATGCGTAATCGTCAGGTGGCCTATCGGGATTATGTGAAGGGCTTTTCATACAGCCCGGTACGTATGACAACCGAGATTGACCTTTATGGTCTGCGTATTGAGTAA